The Deltaproteobacteria bacterium genome contains the following window.
GGAGCGCATTCATGAGCGAAATCCTGATCATTGACAGCGACATCACCTTTGCCCGGACCACGCGGGAAAAACTGACCAAAAACGGCCTGCACGCGGTCCATGCCGCGAACCTGTCCAAGGGTTTGGCCATGCTGCATATCGGGGACTTTGGCTTGGTGCTGCTCGGCGACAAGGCTGGTGGGAAAAACACCCTGGAATTCCTGGGCACCCTGCGCGAGGTGCCGTCGAGGCCGGAAATCATTGTTCTGTCCAGCGACCGGAATCCGGACGCGGCCGAGGCGGCCATTCAGGGTGGAGCCTGGAATTTTTTGCCCAAGCCGGTCAATCTCCAGCGCCTGCTGGTTCTGACGCAACGCGCCCTGGAATACCACCACGGCCGTCCGGCGCGGCGCGCCCCGGTCTCCCTGCGGCGCGAAGGCATCGTCGGCAACAGCCGGCTGCTCAATTCCTGTCTGGATATCGTGGCCCAGGCCGCGGCTTCGGACGCCAACGTGCTCATCACCGGCGAAACCGGCACGGGCAAGGAGCTCTTCGCCCGCGCCATTCACGCCAACAGCGCCCGGTCCAATAAAGCCTTCGTGGTCG
Protein-coding sequences here:
- a CDS encoding sigma-54-dependent Fis family transcriptional regulator; translation: MSEILIIDSDITFARTTREKLTKNGLHAVHAANLSKGLAMLHIGDFGLVLLGDKAGGKNTLEFLGTLREVPSRPEIIVLSSDRNPDAAEAAIQGGAWNFLPKPVNLQRLLVLTQRALEYHHGRPARRAPVSLRREGIVGNSRLLNSCLDIVAQAAASDANVLITGETGTGKELFARAIHANSARSNKAFVVVDCAALPETLAESMLFGHERGAFTSADSRSTGLVTQADGGTLFLDEVGELPLSVQKVFLRVLEGRSYRPVGGSKEMSSNFRLVAATNRN